Genomic segment of Arachis stenosperma cultivar V10309 chromosome 4, arast.V10309.gnm1.PFL2, whole genome shotgun sequence:
CTCATTACTAAAATTAAGACCAATAGAGAATGctaatatttttcttcaatttttcacaGTCCCCACCTGAAGATTCTATTGCCAATTAACATGGACATTCTCAAATAGTATAATACAACAGAACCTCAAACTCTTAACAGCTCAAGAAAGTCCAATGCaatgaaaattgatttttgcaTTATTAATTTGTAGAACAAAAATAAGAGAAAGAACACACCTTCTGGTCATCTCTGGGAACACCATAACCACTGTAATACATCTGACCTACCAAGACCTGCATGTTTATGTCCCCAGCTTTAGCTTCTTTCAGAGTGTCTCTGAACCACCGTTTCACACAATCTGCAACAACCCCTGAAAGTGGCACACGCCCATTGCTCTCAATTCCACTGCTACTATCCATCTATGATTGATAACCCTTCTTCAAATCAACGCAACTTCAGcaactttctttt
This window contains:
- the LOC130976532 gene encoding uncharacterized protein LOC130976532; the encoded protein is MDSSSGIESNGRVPLSGVVADCVKRWFRDTLKEAKAGDINMQVLVGQMYYSGYGVPRDDQKGKIWLTRASRVRSSVWKVGDKHPGYNASDSDSDELKEDS